ttcattttttcacaatTCATCATGGTCACTTAGTTTATACGTTTATTCGCTTACAATACAGCAGTTTACGCACACCAGACTTGAGTTTAACCTACTCTCCTTCCTCTAAATCCTCCTCCGTTGCGAACCTTTTACCCGGGTGTTGTCTCTTCTCCTCGGAGTGGTTCTTGTTAATGTTGTCTAAAAAGTCGAGCAGCAGACTGGTCTTGCTGCAACTGGCAGCGTCCAAAACGTCACACGGACTGTTTGTGCCTAAATCCGGACTCGAGTTATCCCAAAAGCGTTTTCCGGGATGCTGACGCTTTTCCAACTCGGACAGGTCTTCTTCTCCATCCTCGTCGGCATCCCAGTCCCCGTCGTCGTCCTCGTCCTCGGGATGGCGCTTACCTGGGTGCTGGCGCTTGCTGTGCAGCACCAGGTAACGCTTGCCTGGGTGCTGTCGTTTAGAAAGTTCACTGAGCAGCACCACGGGGTTGTCAGAATCGTGTACGGCAGCGGAGCGCTTTCCCGGGTGCTGCCTTTTCTGGAGCTCCATGAACGAGTGCATTTCATCTTCGCGTTTGCCCGGGTGCTGTCTCTTTTGCACATCCAAGTACTGTTCGTCCTCGtcctcttccctcctccctGGATGCTGCCGCTTCTCCAAATCCTCGCTGTACCTCTTACCGGGATGCTGTCTCTTTGTCACCCATTCCGGCAGCGAATGAAACCCCTCTGGAAAATAGGGAAACACTTTTTAGATTGCTTCAGAAGTCTTGCTTTCGCCCCGGTTTGTCTGTACCTCATGCGTAAATTGCGCGCGATGGAGCGTAACTGATTATCCACATTCCTTACGTTATATTACTGTACTGGGTGATTATTTCTTTCTAATTTCCAtttcaaaacacatttacaaacagTATTTTGAATATAATTATCTAACTGGAAAATATTCAGAAGTAGGCCTACGTATTAAGGCTCAGGACTTCTGAGAACATGTTGCCACTTATATACCCCAAAGAAATTGCCTACATATGTTATTTTAAGTAGGAAATAATATTTGATTaccatttaaaacaaacaaaaaacaaccaatttaaatgtttaatggcGCTGTTTTGccttaaagtaaaaaaatgGTGCCTGAAAATTGATTCAAAGCATCGGTTTTACGCACCGTTTCTGCCGTCTTCCTCCTGCAGCTTTTTAAGAATGGACCGTAACAGCAGATTTTCTGCTCTCTGTAGTATGATGTCGTCTATGGTCCTTCGGTCCGTCTCATCCTCAGCAGGGATGCCCTGTCCTCCAGACACCGCCAAGTTGCAGACCGTGAGAGAAGCCAGGATGAGCAGACATGTCGACTTCATGGTAACttaatttgtttgtctgttgaaGAGAATAGATTCTGGTAAATGGAAAATATGTTGCAGAAATAGGATGAATGTGGCAGCAGGTGAACTAGTTTGTAGATCTACGCTGCAGTTAGTGTATCTGAGAtttgaaatgttgaaataaGTGCAATTAGTTTAAACTTGTTAAGAACAATTGTAGTAAAACTGGTTGCTGTCCTTTAGATGCTAAAATCCTAAAACAAATCAGTGCCACAAAAaccgcagcagcagcatttaaaagtggtttcaggggaaaaaaagccacgCTGTCTAAGAACATCttaaataattagaataatGCATAATAAGTTTGACCCTTCCAGATCGAATAAAGCAGAATCTCTAAAAGAACAGGCAGATTTAAATCGGAGAAGAGTTCACTGTGAAATGCGCCAACTTCACCTGGGAAGTATCCAAGTTCTCCTCGCTCCCAGCCTCTGGCACCGCCGGCACTGACTCTAGTTGCTCTCAGTTCTCTCGCAGCGGGTTGGTGACCCTAAAGGCCAAGTCTGGAGGTATGAGCTGATAACTTTTGCGTCTCAGCATTTATACTTTGCGGTTACTGTCGTCACACCAACGCTGGAGTAATTTTTCAGGATCCCTCGTCCCCATTGATGTCACCGAGTCGTGCGCAACTGGATGTGGTGAATGATCGCCCTATAGGGGCCGCTGCCCAATTCGTCATttggaaaacaaataaatgattgaGACTGAGAGAGATGACGAGCTCTATATGAGATAAatgtattaataataaaaaatagtgaAGTCTATACGGCACAAGGTATATATTCTCATTTAGGTTGAATCATATTTGATTTTGACTAGATTGGTTTTGTTTCATGATATTTTTTATTGAGTCTGCCTCTTTGGATGCAgcctttttctgtatttatcgCACTCAGATTGACAACATGAACCGTCCAGTATCTTAACAAAGAATCTGAAGGGCGCCAGTAAGATGGAGGCTATCCATATTTTTCCTGAATATCCTAAGGTCACAGGACTCAGGAGGCAGAGCTGAACCCATCTGGTTCCTCTGAGCACATGTAGTGCAGTTTTTCTGGTCACGAAGCAACACTGCTGAATATCAGAGGCGGCTCTAACAAGTTTTACATGGGTGAGTGGGAGCAGGGGACTTGCTAAGCAACCAGAACTGGTTAAATGTGATGCCTAGTGAAGCAGTGTTAATGTTTATTACCTTCTAGgcaagttttccccttttagtTCTCCACCGGTAGCTTTAAGGTTGtcagaatgagcttattctacATTCATGAACTGCATACTGTGTGTCATGATGTTTAGAACCAGTGAAAAATTCAAACCCAGATGTTtaatgactgaaaaatccaaaacaacTGAATATATCTCGCatatgttgtgtttatatgtattCACATGTCTCTGTTTTGTAATCACTGGCCCAGAGCTGTTTGAATGCAGTTTAAGAGGTCGATTAGTCAAATTTATCTGTACTGGGTTGAAGTCTGATTCAGCTGCAGTATTTCTTCAGGTGAAGAAAACGGCTGCAATCAAGGAAAGCCAAGTATAAACATTCCACGGCATTCCACAGTGTTGTTACTCCATCCAGAATGCGCTGATGGGATTTGTAGAggtttgaaaacacaaaagattTGCTTTCAAGCATCTGTTGCTGTGCAGGAAGGAGTGTTCCAGTAGCAGCTTGTGATAACACACAATCACATGGAAATGGATATAAACATACAGCATTCGTCTTAGCCGAGTGTCAAGCCGGTGAGAGCGCACTTGAGTTTTCTTACAGCTGAGCCGGTCTTGGAAATTTCTTTCTGCAGACAGTCGGTCCTTACAAAGAGGTTTTCATTTACAGTgatggtagatttttttttgtgtgtgcgacTGTGTGGAGTCCCTGTAAGAAGATAAGCATTTCGAAGAGATTTGGCTCTCATAAACCTTCTGCTATTGAATAAGAGACTTTTCACTCTCTGACTAAAGCTCCCTGTATGAAACCATCTGCCCTTGTCTGTTATGCAGGACTGGATGAATTCCTGCATACTCACACTCAGTCAGCGCTGAGTGAATTGAATTGGCCATGTAATGCTGTAATTACTTGCTTTCAGTGTGCTGTCACGTCCAATACTTCAGGTGGGTTTAGACTCGCTCAGTTAAGCACATCAATATCATGGTTAAAATCATTCAGTAAGCCTTgcgaatgattttttttttttgaaaaatcccattgaTCTGTggctctttttttgtctctcattttccgttgtgaagaaaacagaacagtCCCTGTAATGTTTTTATGAGGTTGAAATGGAAATAGCAATAGTTAAGTAACAAAACAAGGTTCATGGGTAGATTAGGGTTAGAGTTAAAGGAACATGTTGTTAAATCCCTCTATAGCCTTGCTAGCAACATGAAGAGGAGGAATTAGTTTCAGTGAACTGAAAGACCTGTCTCTGTCTGATAGTGAGTTCTCTCTGCGCTGCGTCGCCTCCAACGAACACAGAACGGTACAATTAAGACATGTCTGATCTGTATGGGCATCCACCTCCTTCCACCTGTCATGTAGGTCCCCTCCCTCCTATTAGACTCGGGGTGTAACGACATGCCCAAAGGAACCAATTAATTGCCCAAGAGAATGTGTAGTTGGATTTTAAGCAGTTCTAAAGGCCAGTATGTGCTGCAATGAGAGAAAGCCTCCTGACTGGGCGGAATTTGTTTCGTAAATCTGACGTCCTCATAGTGAAGATGTAGAGCAGTTAGAGCAGATGGAGTGATTGTTGCTGGTGTAGCCGCATTTAggctttttattcttttatcacTGTAAGGCTGTGATTAAAATACAGCCTCCTTTCTTTTCATTCACTCTCACTCATcctccctaaaaaaaaaaagcttgctATCAGAGTCTTTCAGAGCTGGGAAATCAACACAATTAGTATTCTGGGCAGCATTATGTACCTCATGtactgaggaagaggagaggttAAGTGTACACCCTGTGCGGTAACAGAAAATAATAAGACTCATTAGCCTCTACCCCCTGTTTACTCTAGCTGCTGCAGTGATATATACTTCGTGTTGTCATGTGAACTTGTTCAGTGTGTGAAGAAAGTTTCTGCGAAGTGTGACTACACTATAGTATGTCCAGATCAGAAGCTTTTATTATGAAGTGAGATTTGTGATGTAGCAGTCTTTGGCTTTAGCTCCAGATTTCTGATAAGAGCTGGTCAGGAtgcatcaccatggtaactttAATTAACAGTCAGACATCAGAATAAATTCACAAAGCTGTGCAAGTTGATGCAGGACTTATTAATAATGAATCCTGGGTACAGCATAACTTTGTTTTCTAACtaaaaaacatgacagactCATCTTTCTTTCGTTATTTGTTACCAGTGGTTACTGTCACTTaatgttgccatggaaacacagGTTAGCAGCTGTAACTGactgttgccatggatacattgTTCAGCGGCTGTTGCCGGCATTTACCATGGAAGCAACAGGTCAGCACTTGTTGCCACATGGTTACTGCTACCATGGAAACGTGTCTCTAAGTTTTAAGTTAGCCTGGTAGTCGAGTAGCCAAACTTTTTAGCCCTGAAATAAGTGACTctgtttttgtgaaaaatgtacattcaGTTCAATAGAATCCTAAGAGCGAGTTTCTCATACAGTTACAAATGTGTGTGACTGATTGATATATTGATTGATTAGTACAAAACTTCGCTTTCTGTTATCTTTGTCTCAATAATTATGagtttatttgtagagcatatttctttaaacataatttctaaaaaatgatgttttaaaagGACATTAGAGAGTAATGAGATTCtacaataaagccaaaaaaccCCTAAACATATAAAATGTTACATGAAATCAATAATATGAAATTCTATATATTGAATTCCCCctcccccatgaccctaatgaggattaagcagtgtatagataatggatggatggatggagtacAGCTCTGGGTGATTAATCTCTTTAAAGTAACTGAGATACGGGAACTCCCTCCGTTTTACATTACAAGCTATTCTCAAGTCTCAGAAAATATTACTATATATACTCTAAAAGTGTATAAAACCCTTTGCGGCTTCAGAAAGAGCAGCACAAATCTGAAAAACTGAAGAGGTGAAGTTATCAGATCACTCTGTGAAGCTCCATCAGCAGCTACTAACGGACCCAAATGTCCAAGTTATCAGTGTTGAGGTGCATTTTGGTTAATGTAGTCATCACGTTTTAGTAAACAAGAATAATCCTTAGGATATAAAAGGCGATCTCTCTAGTagctcagtttttttgttgtgatttttgcagcagtgttaTAAGAGGGCAACACCAAATCCCAGCAGTAGGAAGTCGTACATCTTATATCACACTGTAGCTTCTTGTTCTATTCTATATGTAATCATGTTAtgcagagtatttttttttttacctcaatCAGTTTCACTTTTGTCTTCTACAGTGACCTTCTCTTATGTCTTATtaagcattttatttatatactaGTGGTGTTGTTGAACCCACTAACGGCAGAATTGTGCAACCGAGACCTAACAGAACCAACTGATGGCAACCAGTTGTGATACTAATTATCTAGAATCACTGGGATCAGTAAAGCCAGATACCACAAAGAGAGCAAGACAAAGTTGGACTtactttgtgaaacaggctccAGATGCTGTGGTTTGTTTCTCCAATATGCAGCTCAGGAGACTGGAAATCTTCCTTAGTAATTTAGTGCTTGAAGATCCCTGTAGACTTTAGTGTAATCCTGACTGTTTTAGTGCCTGGAAGTCATAGACAGCTGCGGtctcaaagaaaaaacacaaacacaacacatatATGCAGCATGATACTACCATTAGCATCACAAATAGAACCGCTTAACAAGATTAGCCCCGTTTAATTTAAGTATACTTTGTTAAATTAAGCTTAAATTGCTGCTATGTCCTGAAAAACTTGCGATAATTTTTAATAATGGACTGTCTTTTAGTCTGGATGAGCACAGATTTCATTCAGCTGGGTGTTTGATTTTTAGTTCATGAATTTTCTGCATTACTAACGAAAGTTGGGAGTGAAAAATCTGCTCCAGATGAACCGAAACATACTCCAAGCAGCCACAATAGTAAAATCACCTGACTAATATTGTGTAGCTCTTCACTGTGCCGTTAAAAACATCTACAATTCTTTGAGGCATGGACTCTGCCAGATGTCTgagggtgtcctgtggtatcaggcaccagatcctttaagtcctgcaAGCTACGAGGCGGTGCCTCCATggattgaacttgtttttccagcacatcccacagatgttaGATCAGATGGAGATTTGGGGAGTTcagaggccaagtcaacactgAACTCTGTTATGTTCCTCAAATCCTTCCTAAACAGTTTTTGCAGGGTTGCAgtgtgcattgtcctgctggcaGGAAATACTGCTGACTTGAAGTGGTATAGGTGGTCTCTTCCCCAGGTAAATGATTCACCTGACCGTTTACATGATGTACATTTccagtcaaaagcttggacacacctacttatttaatggtttttctttattttcatgactgttcacattgtagattctcactgaaggcatcaaaactatgcatgaacacatatggaattatgtagcaaacagaaaagtgtgaaataagcatgttaataaacatgttttatatttaagcttcttcaaaatagccccttgctttgattactgctttgcacactcttggcattctttccatacacaaaaaaagaaacaaaacgacaaaaaatagaccaatgacaaaaatcagacaaaaaaagattaaaaaacaacaaaaataagacaaaatattacaacaatgagaaacaaaatgacaaaagaaaaatgcaatctagcattttattttatggtcaaaacaacttgtcatgtttgagaaattatttaaaatttctacttttacacatttacaaattgcagttaatatcttctctgtaatttttactctgtACAAAGTTGTTCCACGgcccagattggaccctctggcgggctggttttggcccacgggccacatgtttgacacccctgatctaaaatctaaaacacgttttgactcatttcacacttttttgttcactAAATAagtccatatgtgttcatttatagTTTGGTGCCTTCAGCGAGAATCTACAATacaaatagtcatgaaaataaagaaaaatgagaaaatgtgtccaaacttttgactggtagtgtaaataaatgtaattcatCAGTcaaggccaccttcttccattgtttCATGCTCCATTACTGGCGATCAAATGCCAGTTTGTAGGCTCTTGTAATGATggacaggggtcagcatgggtGCTCGGACTATGCAGCCATATACACTGCAAATTGCAATGGATTGTgcgttctgacacctttctatcaaaGTCAGCATTAAGATGTCCAACAATTCAGCAAGCAAAATCTGAGTCTTGGGCAAACATGACCAACACTTCTCATTTTATTATAAAGTGACAGTCTGTATGCGGAGGAACTTGCAGTGGATGTCTAGTTAAGAATATGTTGTTACCCTTGACTTTTTGATTATCTTACAGCCAAATCAACTTAGCAGCAAGGTGAGCTGATGCAACGATAATTACCTAGGTCTTAATATCAACAAAACAGAGGAATTTGTCATGAATGCCACAACAAGTAAAGAGGAAGCATCTCTAGTGGTCGTTAGTTATCAGAAGGTTTAAATACTTTCCTCTGCAACTATCTGGGGGCCTATATCGGCAGAGCAGAGGTAGTTTTTGTCAGGAAATCAATCCTTTGAGGTCAGTTAAACGTTTCTAAGTGCTTTCTGTCAGAGGTTTGTGGCCAGTGCTTTGCTTTATGCTGGTGTAAGACAACCTCTATGAATGACAGGAAACACGATTAACAAGCTGATTTAAAAGGCTGGGTTTATAATTGGTTTGACTTGTTGCAGACAATGTCGGAGTAAAGGACCAGGAGGAGCGCTCAGAGCATATTTCTGTTTAAAGTGATAGGTCATCCcctgtttggtgtttttaatcatttataaaGTGTTTTGAGTAACTGCTTCATTAGGTTGAGATGATTCAGTGAACGTTTTAGAAGGGTTGTGGCTACAGCTTCTGACTTGTGTATGTTTCGCTATAATGAGCATTTTAATAAAGCTTTCTTATCCTAAATGTTAACCATATTTAACATGTATATGCTTAGCACCCAAGAAGTTTTTACTGTTCCAGAGACATAATGCAGTAAGCAATAAGCCATATTGGTGAATGATGCCTTGTAGTTCTTCTAAAATCACACTAAGCTACAGCAGCTCATGAATTGACTCATTCTTAACAATTTTGTCGTAGTTCCTTCTGTGTTTAAGATGAAGGATGTTTTGTCTGCGCACAAACAGATGAATTCAGAAAAGGAGAACCAATAAAGAAGTTTCCACAAAGTTCAGTGAAACTCAGTAGAGTGCATCTATAGACAGTTAAAATACAACACTTTGGTGTTCGTAGACACTTCAGAGCAAAGCAGCCAGAGGTGGGAAGCAAATGAAAAGACAAGACATCTGACTGTGACAGCAGGGGTGTTAGGAGCATAGAGTCAAAGACTGATGGGTTGAGGGCCGACACCAGAAATCAGAGCGACACAAacgaataaataaacaaatggaaTAGCGAGTGTGTGTGGACGGCATGATAACCCTGTCCCCCAAACTGACGCTGGCCTGACAGAGGTCACTGTGGCAGGGAACGAGTGACAGCTTACAGGGCGTGCTGGTGGAAATGGCCGGCTGGAAGTGAGTGTGTGGATGAAGAGTGTGTCACAAGTCAGGATGACAGACTCAGCTTTACTGACCAGCTTGTTGTCTCTGTCTTGCATGTTAATATCACGCAGAGATTCAGATGAAAGCTTTTCACTAGTGATTCTCTCTAGTTGGAAACTTTAGTCGTGTTTATTCAAGGCTACTACTTCATGATTATGCATgagttgttttatttgaatgatttatttttactgatatcCTAAAGCCATCCTGAGCTTATTGTCTTCAGTCGCACACATCTGAACACTGCAATTTTAAACCatctttgcaaaactgtcagGTTGCGCAGGGATCGTGGGTAAACGGCTTTAAATttagccacaaattctcagttggGTTCTGTCTGGGTTCTGACTCGGCCACTCCACAACATTCTCCTTGTTGCCTTTAAAGCATTTCTGCTTAGCTTTGGATGTATCACTAAAGTCATTGTCTTCCTAGAAAACAAATCTTTTACCCAGTCACAGTTCTCTTCCATACTGCATCAGCTTGCCGTTAATTCACCTGCTACCTGTACATGCCTTTCAGGGTCTGCTGCCaagaaacatccccacatcatgatgctgccactgccaTGCTTCATAGTGGTGTGTTTGCGATGATGTGCATTGTTTAGTGTTCGCCAAAAATAGCACCTAGTCTGATGGTTAAAAGTCTCATCAGACTAACAAAgattcttccagttgacttcagagtctctcaCATACCTTCAGGTGGCCTTTGGTCAAGatttaatatgagcttttttcaa
The nucleotide sequence above comes from Amphiprion ocellaris isolate individual 3 ecotype Okinawa chromosome 8, ASM2253959v1, whole genome shotgun sequence. Encoded proteins:
- the trh gene encoding pro-thyrotropin-releasing hormone; translated protein: MKSTCLLILASLTVCNLAVSGGQGIPAEDETDRRTIDDIILQRAENLLLRSILKKLQEEDGRNEGFHSLPEWVTKRQHPGKRYSEDLEKRQHPGRREEDEDEQYLDVQKRQHPGKREDEMHSFMELQKRQHPGKRSAAVHDSDNPVVLLSELSKRQHPGKRYLVLHSKRQHPGKRHPEDEDDDGDWDADEDGEEDLSELEKRQHPGKRFWDNSSPDLGTNSPCDVLDAASCSKTSLLLDFLDNINKNHSEEKRQHPGKRFATEEDLEEGE